A section of the Humulus lupulus chromosome 2, drHumLupu1.1, whole genome shotgun sequence genome encodes:
- the LOC133815702 gene encoding uncharacterized protein LOC133815702, translated as MDRSSQRMGEKLKLKLPEYTFFVPPQEVVSVMKGMGSTVRWPEKMKAPTDKWDRSKWCEFHSDHGHLTDECIALRLEVNELLKRGHLTNYLSEKGRLTIEGKKNREPRSQKSPTPDRPPTKKVVNCITGGSEVSGITYSAAKRHARSTTSGEVLHSTNTNIDPNLVISFTSTEATDLLNPHHDALVISINVANCLVKRVLIDNGSSTNILFLNALQGMGIDESNITRCSTMLVGFSGEHKSSIGEIDLPVYAEGVNICVKFLVLECPSAYNIILGRPWIHDMRAVPSTYHQIIRFPTKWGVQEIKGEQKTSRDCYRQALKPGKATL; from the coding sequence ATGGATCGCTCAAGCCAACGAATGGGAGAAAAGCTTAAGCTTAAACTTCCTGAGTACACCTTTTTTGTACCTCCTCAAGAGGTAGTCTCAGTAATGAAAGGAATGGGAAGTACAGTGCGTTGGCCAGAAAAGATGAAGGCTCCAACAGATAAGTGGGATAGGAGTAAGTGGTGTGAATTCCACTCTGACCATGGGCATCTTACTGATGAATGCATAGCACTCCGACTAGAGGTCAACGAATTGTTGAAGCGTGGACACCTGACTAATTATCTATCAGAAAAAGGAAGATTGACAATAGAAGGAAAAAAGAATCGGGAGCCAAGGTCTCAGAAGAGCCCTACCCCCGATAGACCACCAACCAAAAAGGTGGTGAATTGCATTACAGGAGGATCTGAGGTAAGTGGTATAACATATTCTGCTGCAAAAAGACATGCACGTTCGACGACAAGTGGGGAAGTTTTACACTCTACCAACACAAATATTGACCCAAACTTGGTGATAAGTTTTACCAGCACAGAAGCTACAGATCTGTTGAACCCCCATCATGATGCTTTAGTGATCTCAATTAATGTCGCCAATTGCCTTGTCAAAAGGGTGCTAATCGACAATGGAAGTTCCACAAATATCCTCTTCCTGAATGCATTGCAAGGGATGGGTATTGATGAGTCAAATATTACCAGGTGTTCCACAATGCTTGTTGGATTCAGTGGAGAGCACAAGAGTTCGATTGGAGAGATTGATCTTCCAGTCTACGCTGAAGGGGTGAACATTTGTGTAAAGTTCCTCGTACTCGAATGCCCTTCTGCTTATAATATTATTCTGGGAAGACCATGGATACACGACATGAGAGCTGTGCCATCTACTTATCACCAGATAATTCGTTTCCCAACCAAATGGGGTGTACAGGAAATCAAAGGAGAACAAAAGACATCACGAGATTGCTACAGGCAAGCTCTCAAACCCGGCAAAGCCACTTTATAG